A window of Acidobacteriota bacterium genomic DNA:
CGGAGCAGCGACTCCGCGCCGCGCACGACCTCGTTGAGATCGATCGGACGGGGCCTGAGCGGCCGCCGGCGCGCGATCGCGAGGAGCTGGCCGGTGAGTTCCTTGGCTCTGAGCCCCGCCTGGCGGATCGCCTCGAGATCGTGCGCGGGAACCCCGCGGCGGGCGAGCTCCTCCTCCAGCAGCTCGCAACCGCCGAGGATCACGGTGAGGAGGTTGTTGAAGTCGTGGGCGACGCCCGCGGCAAGGCGGCCGAGGCTTTCCATCTTCTCGGCCTGGAACAGGCGCCGGCGCAACGCCTCGCGCTCGGTCACGTCTTCGAGCTGGCCCACGTAGAAGGCGGGCCGCCCCCCCGCATCGCGCACCACCGAAACGCACAGGCGGCCGACGATCGTCCGGCCGCTCTTGTGCCGGTAGCGTTTGATCATGCTGAACCCGCCCGCGCGCCCTTCGATCAGGTCCAGCTTCTTGAGAGCCTCCTCCTCCACGTCCTCCGGATCGGTCACGTCCGCGACCCGCATCTGGAGCAGCTCCTCGGCGGTGTATCCCAGCATCTCGCACAGCGCCTGGTTGACCAGGAGGAACCGCTCGTCGGGAGCGACGAGGGCCATGCCGATCGGAGCGTTGTCGAAGGCGAGGCGGAAGCCGGCGCCGAGCGCCTCGTCGCTCTCCGGCTCGCGCGCCACGACCAGCCAGGCCACCCGCCCCGCACCGGCGCGGACGGCGCGCGCCCTCCACGGGCGCCCTCCCCCGCCGGCCGGTGCGCGCGCTTCCGCCGGCCGGCCCGTCGCCTCCGCCTCGGCTCCGATGCGCGCCAGTGCCTCCGCCAGCTCCGCGGGGAGCGCTTCGCCGAGCACCGCACCCGGCCCCGGGACGCGCCCACCCGGCCACGGGAACCGCGGCCCGGAGAGCACCTTCGAAAGCGTGCCGCCCGGCTTGCCCACGAGGAGGGCCGCTCCGAGTCCGTCGAGCAGCGCCGACAGCGCTTCCTCGTCCACCGGCGGGCGCTCGCGCCCCTCGGACGCCAGCCGCTCCAGTTCCCTCTTGAGACGCTCGACCTCGCGGCGGAGTCCCCGCTCACCCTCGGCCATGGGGAACCTCCCCTTCCTCCCCTTGGCGCGGATCATACACCCCGTCACCGACGCTCCGTCCCCGGAGAGCCCCGCCGACGGTGCGGCGGGCCGGAAGCGTCCACGCGCTCTTCGCGCCGGGGAGACTCCTCCGCCCCGCGCCGATCCCCGAGGCGCACGCGGACGGCGCGCGATGCCGCGGAACCCGCTGGCATGCCGGCGCTTGGCTTCGGAGCCGGCGCTGGCGAGCCAGCGGGGCCCGCGGCCTTCCGGGGCTCGGCGCACCGGGCGAGAGGCGGCTTCCCCGTGGTGCCCGCTCGCGCCGGGCGGGTGGGGGTGCGCCTCGGACAGGGCGGGCCTCAGTCCTGCAGGACGCAGGTTCCGGGGGCCGGCTCGATTTCCTCCTGGAAAAACCGGAACTCCCGCTCGCCGATGCGGATGGTGTCCCCCGCGCGCAGCTCGCAGCTCTGGGCCGGCATTCCGTTCACCTCGACGCCGCTCCTGCTGCCGAGGTCGCGGATCCGGAAGCCGCGCCCCGTGAACTCGATCACCGCGTGCCAACGCGACACGGAGTCGTCCTCGACCGGCAAGTCCGCCCCGGGCGAACGCCCGATCGTGATGCGCTCGCGGTCCAACGCGATCGGCGCGCCCGCGGTGGGGCCGTTCATCGCCACGAGGCGCGAGCGGTAGCGTTCGAGATACTCGGAGAGTCGGTGCCCCCGCGTCTCCGCGCCGGTCACCCGACCCGTGCGATCCGCCATCCGCCTTCCCTCGACGCGGGGCCGAGTGGCCCGCACGCAGAACGGTGCGTCCTCCCCGCCGGAACGGTCAAGCGCGCGGAAGAGTGCGGGCGCGGCCGGACCGGCGGGAACGCCCCGGTGTGCCGCCGCCGCTCCGGTGCTAGCCTCGCAAAGGGGGTGCGGCGCGGCGGCCCGACCGCCCCGGAAGGGGAACCGATCGGCATGGGTGAAGATCGGCCGGAGACACTCGACGAAGCGCTCGAGCTCCTGACGCGATTCGTCGGCCGGCGGCTCGAGCGCGACATCCCGCCCGGCCGGCCGCTGACGGCGGTGGCGGCGGCGCTCGCCTGGCGCCGCCTCGCGACCGCGCTGGCCGACGCCTTCGATGCCGAGCGCGCGCGTTTGGAAGAGGTCGGTCTCAGCCTCCCGGCAGCCGACGCCGGCGCCTGCGCGCGCCGGATGCGCGAGGCGGCGCGGGAGGCGCTCGGCCGGGCCGCGCGGCTCGAAGCGGCCCAGTTGGAAGCGTCCGATCCGGAGCGTTACGTCGAGCTGCGCCTCGCGCTCGCCGACGTGAACGACGCCGCGGGCGCCGCCGGCGCGGCGAACCTCCTCGTGCAGGCGGTCGAGCGCATCGGGGAAACGGCCGCCCGCCGCTTGTGGTCCGACCTCGAGCGCCGCGCGACGCGCCTCAGGATCCGCATTCCTCCGAGCCTGAGGCGGCGATTCAAGAGCCGGCTGCCCGGACCGCAAGCCCGCGCTCCGGCCGCGCCCGGACCGTTCGCGGAGCTCGAGCGCCTCGAGCGTGAGGCCCGGCACCTCGACGGGGAGGCGGCCTCCCTCCCCAAGCGGGAACTTTTCCTGAGGATCGTGTCGATCGGCGCCCGTCTCAAGGCGCTCCAGGAACAATCCGCGCCCTCCTGGCCGGAACCGGAACGGCGCCGGCTCCGGGCGGTCTTCGGGACGCTGACGCGGATCAGCCGCGAGCATCGTCCCGGGTACACCGACGTGCTCGATTCGAGCAAGACGGGGCGCGACTGGCGCGCGGCGGCCGCGGAGGCCGACCGACGGCTCGAGGCGCTGGCGCGGGAACGGGATCGGGCCCGGCGCCGCGGGCGGAAGGAACAGATCCGGGAAGCGCTGGCCCGGCTGCGCGCGGAGGAACGGCGGATGGTCTTCCGCGAGGCGCTCGACCGCCTCCGGGCCCGCCTGTACCACCTCGCCGGCGAGCGCGACGAGCAGGCGCGGGATCGGCTCCTCCGGGAGGCCCGGACCGCGGCCGCGATCGCCTGCCGGGCGGCGGAGGGAACGCGCGAGCGGCTCGAGGAACTCGAGCGGGTCCTCGGATCGCACCGCGACAGCATCGCTCGTGGTCGCGAGTTCCGGGCCCTGCGAAGGCTACGGGGTGCGCCGGAGGAGGATGCCGCGCCCGCCGATCTCGACCGCGACGAGCTCGAGGCGGTCACCGAGGCGCTGGCCGAGGACGAGTGGCCGGAAGAGATCCTCGACCGGCGGGGGGCGGGAGCCGGGGAGCGGGTCCTCCTCGTGGGCGGCCTGCCGAGCGAGCCCCGGCGCCGCGCTCTCGCTTCCTTCTTCGGCTGGTCGGCCTCCGAGTGGATCGAGTCCTACCGCGATCACGCCGCCGACCTCAAGACGCTTCGGCGCCGCCTGCGCGACGGCCGCTTCGATCGCGTG
This region includes:
- a CDS encoding PAS domain S-box protein is translated as MIRAKGRKGRFPMAEGERGLRREVERLKRELERLASEGRERPPVDEEALSALLDGLGAALLVGKPGGTLSKVLSGPRFPWPGGRVPGPGAVLGEALPAELAEALARIGAEAEATGRPAEARAPAGGGGRPWRARAVRAGAGRVAWLVVAREPESDEALGAGFRLAFDNAPIGMALVAPDERFLLVNQALCEMLGYTAEELLQMRVADVTDPEDVEEEALKKLDLIEGRAGGFSMIKRYRHKSGRTIVGRLCVSVVRDAGGRPAFYVGQLEDVTEREALRRRLFQAEKMESLGRLAAGVAHDFNNLLTVILGGCELLEEELARRGVPAHDLEAIRQAGLRAKELTGQLLAIARRRPLRPRPIDLNEVVRGAESLLRRVLGEKVRLQIDLTEPVWTVEADPAQLQQVILNLAINARDAMPEGGELRLRTANVTLGDGPPGAGRFVELTVEDTGPGLPPEVRRHLFEPFVSTKSSREGTGLGLATIYGIVRQSGGDVTVDSDPGKGTRFRIRLPGSDKPPEPEAPPEPILPGRREGKGRVLLVEDDAGVRDLAARTLRAAGYEVAVADGPAAARRLAGAGRPVDLLIADLVLPEGRATDLAAELRRDRPGLPVLFITGYADEGVAGEGSAEALLPKPFTPSELLVHVRRALERAQDRR
- a CDS encoding FHA domain-containing protein, whose product is MADRTGRVTGAETRGHRLSEYLERYRSRLVAMNGPTAGAPIALDRERITIGRSPGADLPVEDDSVSRWHAVIEFTGRGFRIRDLGSRSGVEVNGMPAQSCELRAGDTIRIGEREFRFFQEEIEPAPGTCVLQD